In Symphalangus syndactylus isolate Jambi chromosome 6, NHGRI_mSymSyn1-v2.1_pri, whole genome shotgun sequence, a genomic segment contains:
- the SERPINH1 gene encoding serpin H1: MRSLLLLSAFCLLAAALAAEVKKPAAAAAPGTAEKLSPKAATLAERSAGLAFSLYQAMAKDQAVENILVSPVVVASSLGLVSLGGKATTASQAKAVLSAEQLRDEEVHAGLGELLRSLSNSTARNVTWKLGSRLYGPSSVSFADDFVRSSKQHYNCEHSKINFRDKRSALQSINEWAAQTTDGKLPEVTKDVERTDGALLVNAMFFKPHWDEKFHHKMVDNRGFMVTRSYTVGVMMMHRTGLYNYYDDEKEKLQIVEMPLAHKLSSLIILMPHHVEPLERLEKLLTKEQLKIWMGKMQKKAVAISLPKGVVEVTHDLQKHLAGLGLTEAIDKNKADLSRMSGKKDLYLASVFHATAFELDTDGNPFDQDIYGREELRSPKLFYADHPFIFLVRDTQSGSLLFIGRLVRPKGDKMRDEL, from the exons ATGCGCTCCCTCCTGCTCCTCAGCGCCTTCTGCCTCCTGGCGGCGGCCCTGGCCGCCGAGGTGAAGAAACCTGCAGCCGCAGCAGCTCCTGGCACCGCGGAGAAGTTGAGCCCCAAGGCGGCCACGCTTGCCGAGCGCAGCGCCGGCCTGGCCTTCAGCTTGTACCAGGCCATGGCCAAGGACCAGGCAGTGGAGAACATCCTGGTGTCACCCGTGGTGGTGGCCTCGTCGCTGGGACTCGTGTCGCTGGGCGGCAAGGCGACCACGGCGTCGCAGGCCAAGGCAGTGCTGAGCGCCGAGCAGCTGCGCGACGAGGAGGTGCACGCCGGCCTGGGCGAGCTGCTGCGTTCACTTAGCAACTCCACGGCGCGCAACGTGACCTGGAAGCTGGGCAGCCGACTGTACGGACCCAGCTCAGTGAGCTTCGCTGATGACTTCGTGCGCAGCAGCAAGCAGCACTACAACTGCGAGCACTCCAAGATCAACTTCCGCGACAAGCGCAGCGCGCTGCAGTCCATCAACGAGTGGGCCGCGCAGACCACCGACGGCAAGCTGCCCGAGGTCACCAAGGACGTGGAGCGCACGGACGGCGCCCTCCTCGTCAACGCCATGTTCTTCAAGC CACACTGGGATGAGAAATTCCACCATAAGATGGTGGACAACCGTGGCTTCATGGTAACTCGGTCCTATACCGTGGGTGTCATGATGATGCACCGGACAG GCCTCTACAACTACTATGACGACGAGAAGGAAAAGCTGCAAATTGTGGAGATGCCCCTGGCCCACAAGCTCTCCAGCCTCATCATCCTCATGCCCCATCACGTGGAGCCTCTCGAGCGCCTTGAAAAGCTGCTAACGAAAGAGCAGCTGAAGATCTGGATGGGGAAGATGCAGAAGAAGGCTGTTGCCATCTCCTTGCCCAAGGGTGTGGTGGAGGTGACCCATGACCTACAG AAACACCTGGCTGGGCTGGGCCTGACTGAGGCCATTGACAAGAACAAGGCCGACTTGTCACGCATGTCAGGCAAGAAGGACCTGTACCTGGCCAGCGTGTTCCACGCCACCGCCTTTGAGTTGGACACAGATGGCAACCCCTTTGACCAGGACATCTATGGGCGCGAGGAGCTGCGCAGCCCCAAGCTGTTCTACGCCGACCACCCCTTCATCTTCCTAGTGCGGGACACCCAAAGCGGCTCCCTGCTATTCATTGGGCGCCTGGTCCGGCCTAAGGGTGACAAGATGCGAGACGAGTTGTAG